The Clostridioides sp. ES-S-0010-02 genome window below encodes:
- a CDS encoding ABC transporter ATP-binding protein has product MDVLLSVKDVTKTYSKNKKPSLNHVSFEVNSGEFVGIMGASGSGKTTLLNVLSTIDSVNSGEIIINGVNLKELNNNSTADFIKDNIGFIFQEYFLIDSLNVFENIAVPLTLKHMQASEIEDSIKLLTKRFGIDSTLYKYPNELSGGQCQRVAAARAIIKKPSIILADEPTGALDSVSANELLKTLSDVNRELKTTILMVTHDAYVASFCSRILIFRDGQIIDELQKNEKNHKDFFEAIVSKTSKLEEIY; this is encoded by the coding sequence ATGGATGTTCTATTATCTGTAAAAGATGTAACAAAGACTTACAGTAAAAATAAAAAACCAAGTTTGAATCATGTTTCATTCGAGGTAAATTCTGGTGAATTTGTTGGAATTATGGGAGCATCAGGTTCTGGAAAAACAACTTTACTAAATGTATTATCTACAATAGATAGTGTAAATAGTGGTGAGATAATAATTAATGGTGTAAATTTAAAAGAATTAAATAATAACTCTACTGCGGATTTTATAAAGGATAATATTGGATTTATATTTCAAGAATACTTTTTGATTGATAGTTTGAATGTTTTTGAAAATATAGCTGTACCACTTACTTTAAAACATATGCAAGCAAGTGAAATCGAAGATTCTATCAAGTTATTGACAAAACGTTTTGGAATAGATTCAACTTTGTATAAGTATCCAAATGAGTTATCTGGTGGTCAATGTCAAAGGGTTGCTGCAGCAAGAGCTATTATAAAAAAACCATCTATAATACTTGCAGATGAGCCAACTGGAGCACTTGACTCAGTATCAGCAAATGAGTTACTAAAAACACTAAGTGATGTAAATCGAGAATTAAAAACTACTATATTGATGGTAACACATGATGCTTATGTAGCTAGTTTTTGTAGTAGAATTTTGATTTTTAGGGATGGTCAAATTATAGATGAACTTCAAAAAAATGAAAAAAATCATAAAGATTTCTTTGAAGCTATAGTTAGCAAGACCAGTAAACTAGAAGAAATATATTAG